The following are encoded in a window of Chitinophaga sp. H8 genomic DNA:
- a CDS encoding DUF4835 family protein, whose amino-acid sequence MTNHSQGKGSKTDTSYSYSIKYAMGFKPGYTIYASLLLGCLLCLTGFTASAQEIRANVAVVANQIQGTDKKVFTTLQTAIKEFLNNRRWADDAFTPAEKIECNFLLNINGESGSNSYKATLTVQATRPVYNAGYVTSLLNTQDNNLVFRYVEFQTLEFSDNRVVGNDPLASNLTATLAYYVYIILGLDYDSFSPRGGDPFFKKALNIVNNAPDGKDISGWKAFEGNRNRYWLQDNLMGAKFTRFHEVMYQYHRLGLDLMYDDVSKGRSAIFNSLNLLAAINEDIPNSMLLQVFFNAKSGELLKIFSKAPPQEKARAAQILSQLDIPNAGKYQQLK is encoded by the coding sequence ATGACTAATCATTCACAGGGCAAAGGCAGCAAAACGGATACCTCCTATAGTTATTCAATTAAATATGCCATGGGGTTTAAACCAGGATATACCATATATGCCAGTCTGTTACTGGGCTGTTTGTTGTGTCTAACAGGTTTTACGGCCAGCGCTCAGGAAATAAGGGCCAACGTTGCGGTAGTAGCCAATCAGATTCAGGGAACCGATAAAAAGGTGTTCACCACCTTACAAACTGCTATCAAGGAGTTTCTGAATAACCGCCGCTGGGCAGATGATGCATTTACACCGGCGGAGAAAATCGAATGTAATTTTTTATTGAATATTAATGGAGAATCTGGCTCCAACAGCTATAAGGCTACTTTAACGGTACAGGCTACGCGTCCTGTTTATAATGCAGGTTATGTTACGAGCCTGCTGAACACACAGGATAATAATCTGGTATTCCGTTATGTTGAATTTCAGACCCTGGAGTTCAGCGATAACAGGGTGGTGGGCAATGATCCGCTGGCATCCAATCTCACGGCTACACTGGCTTATTATGTGTATATCATTCTTGGATTGGATTATGATTCTTTTTCACCCCGTGGAGGAGATCCTTTTTTCAAGAAGGCCTTGAACATTGTTAATAATGCACCTGATGGGAAAGATATTTCCGGATGGAAAGCCTTTGAGGGGAACCGTAACCGTTATTGGTTGCAGGACAATCTGATGGGAGCTAAATTTACCCGTTTCCATGAGGTAATGTACCAGTATCACCGGCTGGGATTGGATCTGATGTATGATGATGTGAGTAAGGGGAGAAGTGCTATTTTTAACAGCCTGAACTTGTTGGCCGCTATTAATGAGGATATTCCCAACTCTATGTTGTTGCAGGTTTTTTTTAATGCCAAATCGGGTGAGCTGCTAAAGATCTTCTCTAAGGCGCCGCCGCAGGAGAAAGCCCGTGCCGCTCAAATATTATCTCAGTTGGATATACCCAACGCCGGTAAATATCAGCAGTTAAAGTAG
- a CDS encoding DUF4296 domain-containing protein, translating to MRKLISILFFLCAGIACGDADREPRGVMPKDKMGSILLDMTMADALSNEIGEGSMIPVTDSIRQGKVKVYYKQILELHHVSVEEFMRSYQFYESHPNRLKEVFGLMLTEAGKRKALQEKLELARMPVDSSLHMYFPNSGKSVISGKGRVRVPFVPKD from the coding sequence ATGCGTAAATTAATAAGTATATTATTTTTTTTGTGTGCAGGAATTGCGTGTGGAGACGCAGACAGGGAGCCGCGTGGGGTTATGCCTAAGGATAAAATGGGAAGTATATTGCTGGATATGACCATGGCAGATGCCCTGAGTAATGAAATAGGAGAAGGTAGTATGATCCCGGTTACAGATTCTATCCGGCAGGGAAAAGTGAAAGTATATTATAAGCAGATATTAGAGCTGCACCATGTTTCCGTGGAAGAGTTCATGCGCAGCTATCAGTTTTATGAAAGTCATCCTAACCGTTTAAAAGAAGTTTTTGGCCTGATGCTTACGGAAGCAGGCAAACGTAAAGCTTTGCAGGAAAAACTGGAACTTGCCAGGATGCCGGTGGATTCTTCCTTACACATGTATTTTCCTAATTCGGGAAAATCAGTAATTTCAGGCAAAGGAAGGGTACGCGTTCCTTTTGTACCCAAAGATTAA
- a CDS encoding CoA transferase subunit A, with protein MNKVVANADEALHDIPDGAVLMLGGFGLCGIPENCIAALVRKGIKGLTCISNNAGIDDFGLGRLLQTRQIKKMMASYVGENAEFERQLLAGELEVDLIPQGTLATRIQMAGMGIPAFFTPAGYGTEIAAGKEEREFNGKKYLMELALPADFAIVKAWKGDTMGNLVFRKTTRNFSTSMAKAGQITIAEVEHLVQPGELDPDNIHVAGIYVHRIFQGSNYEKRIERKTVKIISQK; from the coding sequence ATGAATAAAGTAGTCGCTAATGCAGACGAGGCTTTACATGATATTCCCGATGGTGCGGTATTGATGTTGGGAGGATTTGGCTTGTGCGGCATCCCGGAAAATTGTATTGCTGCGTTGGTACGTAAAGGTATCAAAGGACTCACCTGTATCTCCAATAATGCCGGAATAGATGATTTTGGGCTGGGGCGTTTACTGCAAACCAGGCAGATTAAAAAAATGATGGCCTCTTATGTAGGAGAAAATGCTGAGTTTGAAAGGCAGTTGCTGGCCGGAGAACTGGAAGTAGACCTGATTCCCCAGGGTACACTGGCCACCCGCATCCAAATGGCCGGAATGGGGATTCCTGCTTTTTTTACGCCTGCCGGTTACGGTACCGAAATAGCCGCGGGAAAAGAAGAAAGAGAATTTAATGGCAAAAAATACCTGATGGAGCTGGCATTGCCGGCTGATTTTGCTATCGTAAAAGCCTGGAAAGGCGATACGATGGGAAATCTTGTATTCCGGAAAACCACCCGTAATTTCAGTACCTCCATGGCTAAAGCAGGGCAAATTACCATTGCTGAAGTAGAGCACCTGGTGCAACCAGGAGAGCTGGATCCCGATAATATTCATGTAGCGGGTATCTATGTACATCGCATTTTCCAGGGTAGTAACTACGAAAAGCGCATAGAACGTAAAACAGTAAAAATCATCTCCCAAAAATAA